The genomic interval ctcaaactcatgtccattgaatcagtgatgccatccaaccatctcatcctctgtcttccccttctccgcctatcttcagtctttcccagcatcagggtcttttccaatgagtcagttcttcacatcaagtggtcaaagtattggagtttcagcttcaacatcagtccttccaaagaacacccaggactgatctcctttaggatggactggttgaatttccttgcagtccaagggactctcaagagtctcctccaacaccacagttcaaaagcatcaattcttcagccctcagctttatagtccaactctcacatccatacatgactactggaaaaaccatagctttggctagattgacctttgttggcaaagtaatgtttctgctttttaatatgctgtcttggttggtcatagtttttcttccaaggagcaagtctcttTTCATTTCACGGCTGTATttaccatctgtggtgattttggagccccccaaaataaagtctcttattgTTTCCATCGTTTACgtatcacatactgttgaagcctggcttggagaattttgcatattactttgctagtgtgtgagatgagtgcaattgtgcagtagtttgaacattttttggcattgcctttctttgggattggaatgaaaactgaccttttccaatcctttggccagtgctgagttttccaaatttgctggtatattgagtgcagcactttcatagcatcatcttttaggatatgaaatagctcaaatgaaatttcatcacctccattagctttgttcctagtgatgcttcccaagacccacttgacttcacattcccggatgtctggctctagtctAGTGATCTCACCagcgtggttatctgggtcatgaagatcttttttgtatagttctgcatattcttgccacctctttttaatatctttttcttctgttaggtccataccatttctgtcctttattgtgtccatctttgcatgaaatgttcccttggtatctctttttcttgaagagatctctagtctttccctttctattgttttcctctatttctttgcattgatcattgaggaaggctttcctatctctccttgctgttctttggaactctgcattcagctgcttatatcattccttttctcgtttgcctttagcttctcttcttttctcagctgtttttaaggcctcctcagacaatcatttttccattttgcatttcttttgcttcagaatggtcttgatcactgcctcctgtacaatatcatgaacctccatccatagttcttcaggcactctatcagatctaatcccttgaatctatatgtcacttctactgtataatcataagggatttgagttaggtcatacctgaatggtctagtggttttccttactttcttcaatttaagtctgaattttgcaataaggagttcatgatctgagccacagtcagcccctggccttgtttttgctgactgcgtagagcttctccatctttggctgcaaagcatataatcaatctgatttcagtattgaccatctggtgatgtccatgagtagagtcttctcttgtgttgttggaagagggtgtttgctatgaccagtgcgttctcttggaaaaactcttttgttagcctttgccattcttcattttgtactccaaggccagatttgcctgttactctaggtatctcttgacctcctacttttgcattccagtcccctatgatgaaaagggcatcttttctgggtgttaattctagaaggtcttgtaggtcttcatacaaccgatcaacttcagcttcttcagcattactgattggaacatagacttggattactgtgatattgaatagcttgtcttggaaatgaacagagatcatttggtCATTTTTGAAGTTGCACCCAAGTATTGTATTtctgattcttttgttgactatgagggctactccatttcttctaagggattcttgcccacagtagtagatataatggtcatctgagttaaattcaaccattccagtccattttagttcactgattcctaaaatgtcagtgttcactcttgccatttcctgtttgatcacttccaatttaccttgattcatggacctaacattccaggttcctatgcaatattgtactTTACAggatcggactttacttccatcaccagtcacagccaccactgggcattgtttttgctttggctccatctcttccttctttctggagttatttctctactcttctccagtagcattttgggcacctaccaacctgggaagttcatctttgagtgtcatatctttttgccttttcatactgttcatggggttctcaaggcaagaatactgaagtggtttgccgttcccttctccagtggaccacgttttatcagaactctccatcatatACCtgctgaaatatttcaaatgttcTAATTTCTTGGTTATTCTCCTAGAGAATTTTTTATATACAAGTAAACTGTCTTCTCCTACTTTAAAACACAATGTTTATATtgattttcctttcctccttcatttGATATAATTTGTCTATTATTTAAGgagattttttcattcttttttctagtcCATGTTGTCCCATTTTGCAGCTGTATCATAATTCCCAACACCAATGTTAAGTGGAGCAATGATtaattcttctcttattttttctttttcaattcacAAATTATTATATTGGTGAGAAGTAATGGTGAATTCTCACAGCTGGGAAAATCTTAACTTTTTTTAGTTAGaagacatttgtttttattgttgccttttgtttttagattaaaaaatactgtatgatataatgaaaaatactgtatgatgagTTTATTGTTTACTAATACAATTTTTTTACAACAAAGCCATACATTTTATCTGCTATAGGTGATAATGCTCTTCATATCAAATACAGAGAACTATTTTTCTACACTTTTTGAAAAAACAGTATGGGCTTAGGCAGtaataaatatttcacatttcaTATGACAAAATGCCAATTTCCCTTTTTATTGCcttttctatttctatatattctcacatatatttaattcttaaatatatttataacatattaCTTAAACATTTCTAATATCTCATTACTTTGGGGAAGTCCTATAAACAGAGAAGGCATTCTCACCATTGTGTGAATTTGTAGTTACCAGttgtcagctttttaaaaatcaagttaatTCAGTTTTGAAATATAAACTCTTTGATTTATAACTAAAATTTTTCTTTGCTGGGGAGGAAGCTGTTAATAAACTTTTTTCTGTACATAATATTTttccttgactagatgaactatTGAGTTAATAACTGAACAAAAATATAAGATGTTTCTTATGAAGAGACCAGTATTTCCCTtttccaaattaatttattttgcatatatGATTGTATAATTTTCTACCTGGAGCCAATAAATAGAATTATTGCAACTCTTCCAATTAATCAGATTATATTAGCAATCTTCTGGAAATTGCTAGGAACTTCAATAGAAAGAGAAACTTGATATTTTAACTATGTTAGAAGTTGATATTCAAAGAGACTCTTCATTTAGGGCAGCAATTTATGAAATACATTAACCACTATAGAAAACTTTCAACTAACAAGACTATACGGCAATATAGATTTTGTCAAGGCTTATCTTCCTGTAAGCAAAGGAATCTTTTGCTTGGGGGGCTTAGTTTTGGTTAGCAAATGAACTCTTTAGTtactaaaaataattgtaatagaaAGTCAGTGATAAGGACTACTACTTATTGGATAAATGTTAGATATAGGATATGTTATGTAATTTATGTAAGGTGTTCTCATGTTGGGGATACTTTGTATTACAGTTGTCTGTGAGGATTATACAAGTACATCAGGATTCTGGAGAAGGGTGAGTGTTGGTGTGTGTTTAATTGAAAAATCTTTTTATGACTTTCATTGTATCATTTAGAGAAAGAGTTTAATTATCTACAGTTGATGACAGTAAGGATGAATTCATGGTAAAATTGACATTTTGACATGACTTTCATATGAGTGGAGCATTTTTTACAGGTAAAGGtggagataatttttaaaaattgaacaaagATTGTATTGAGGAAGAAGGCAAGTAAGTGATCTATGTTGTCTGCAAAATAGAGATAATATtgtaaaatagttaaaaataacaCCAGAAATGTGGCTTGTGATCACATCTCAGGTCACAGAGAAATGATTCTAACATCTTGGAATTTATTTGTTTAGTGCAATCCAATAAAAGCTGTACCCATGAAGATAAATATGGTGGTATGTGAAAAGACACATGGGCTATAGGCCAACTTTGAATAGGACAAGTAGGGGACAtggagtaataaaaaaaaatccctagagGTGACGTGTAAAATGTTAATGCCATTAAATAAAAGGTGAATTGAAGGGTTTGAATTTGGAGAGTATTAATAATTTATCTTTATAACCTTTAAAttgtaataaaattattttctgggaGTTATCAGCATGTATAGGTAAAAATGATTATCACAACCattgaaaagaggaaggaagatgtgAATTGGGGAATACCTTCAATAAAAGTCTTGTTTGAAATGTTGGAAGTGGATAAGAGCACTTTAATGAAAGCATGTATGAGCTTGAAGTAGAAAGAATAGGATAAGGTCATTAAAGAACAATAGGTAGAAATTCCACAAGATTTTGTAGTGATGGAGATGTATGCAAAGGAAAATGTTTTGAGGGGGAGACCTAATTGAAGCtgtagagaaattaagaaatgctGTAAAGATTATGTTCCCAAATTTTCAACCTCCATTattaaataaaggaaacattATTAGGAACAGTTGATGTTCATTTAACAAAGGAAGAATGAACTTTGATCATCTATAAGGTCTTTAAAATTTGAGTAAAATTTGTTAATTTAAAATCACACTCTTTTATCAGAGCAAAATATAATAGCATATCTTGTGACAGAAATATATGCACATGTTTCTTCTCTACACAAAATATGGAGGATAATTTGAACTTCTAATTCCCACTTAAACTTTGTAAACTGGTTGATACAGTTTTTACATTACTAGAAGAAAACTTATTTCACTGTGAATATTCTGAACCCTTACTCTAAACTAATAAGACAGATGAGATATTTACAAACATGAGGAGATATACTATAAAAGTAAggtaaaagacatatatatatatgtataatatatatagcaTGAATTCATTTCTTACCCTTTGGAGCCGCATGATGTCGCTGTCTACCATGAATACACAAGCTGTTATTCAAGTCCATTCCTCCATTTATTGCATCCTTCCAAGAGTGCTGAATGATGGCAGTCGCAGAAGAACTGAATTAACAGACTCGGGATCATACAATATTTCGTCTTAATGCCTAGACAAGATTTCCTGATGGAAATAAACCAGCAAGTATTTGAAATGGTTATTACACTTGAAGGTCGACTGAGATCCTGGTGTTTGCTGCTCTCGCTTCTGCTTCTTGCAGCCTGGGAAGCAGGGAGCGGCCAGGTCCACTATTCGGTCCCGGAGGAGGCCAAACACGGCACCTTCGTGGGCCGCATTGCCCAGGACCTGGGACTGGAGTTGGCGGAGTTGGTGCCCCGCCTGTTCCGGGTGGCGTCCAAAGGCCGCGGGGACCTTCTGGAAGTAAATCTGCAGAATGGCATTTTGTTCGTGAATTCTCGGATCGACCGGGAGGAGCTGTGCGGGCGGAGCGCGGAGTGCAGCATCCACCTGGAGGTGATCGTGGACCGGCCGCTGCAGGTGTTCCATGTGGAGGTGGAGGTGAAGGACATTAACGACAACCCGCCTGTGTTCCCGGTAAAGGAACAAAGAGTGTTGATTTCCGAATCTAGGCTGCCAGATTCTTTGTTTCCACTAGAGGGCGCATCGGATGCAGATGTGGGGTCAAATTCTATCTTAACCTACAGACTCACTTCCAACGAAAATTTCGCGCTGGATGTGAAAACAAACAGCGATGACAGTACACAAATTGGGCTCGTGTTAAGGAAATCCTTGGACAGAGAGGAAGTGCCCGAACATAACTTACTCCTCATGGCCACTGACCAAGGCAAACCTGAGCTCACTGGCACTGTTCAGCTGCTGATCACCGTACTGGATGTGAATGACAATGCTCCCAGTTTTGGACAATCTGAATATgaagtaaaaatatttgaaaactcagATAACGGAACAATAGTTATCCGAGTGAATGCTTCTGATAGGGATGAAGGAGCGAACGGGGAGATATCATATTCTTTTAATAGTCTTGTTCCAGCCACTATTAGTAACCAGTTTAGAATAGATGCGAATACTGGAGAAATAGTTATTCAAGGGAACTtagattttgaaaatatgaatttataCAAAATCCGTATTGAAGCGACGGACAAAGGCCACCCTCCCATGGCTGGTCATTGCACTGTTTTAGTGAAAGTCTTGGATAAAAATGATAATGTCCCTCAGATTGCATTGACTTCCTTATCCTTGCCCGTCAGAGAGGATGCTCAATTCGGTACTGTCATAGCCCTAATTAGCGTGTCCGATCTCGACTCAGGTCCCAATGGGCAGGTGACCTGCTCTCTGACGCCCTATGTTCCCTTCAAGCTGGTGTCCACCTTCAAGAATTACTATTCACTCGTGTTGGACAGCGTCTTGGATCGCGAGAGCGTGGCGAACTATGAGGTGATGGTGACCGCGAGGGACCAGGGCTCGCCTTCGCTGTCGGTCACCGCCAGCGTGTCCGTGGAGGTGGCCGACGTGAACGACAATGCGCCCGCGTTCCCGCAGCCCGAGTACACGGTGTTCGTCAAGGAGAACAACCCGCCCGGCTGCCACATCTTCACCGTGTCGGCGCGAGACGCGGACGCGCAGGAGAACGCGCTGGTGTCCTACTCGCTGGTGGAGCGGCGGGTGGGCGAGCGCGCGCTGTCGAGCTACGTGTCGGTGCACGCGGAGAGCGGCAAGGTGTACGCGCTGCAGCCGCTGGACCACGAGGAGCTGGAGCTGCTGCAGTTCCAGGTGAGCGCGCGCGACGCGGGCGTGCCGCCCCTGGGCAGCAACGTGACGCTGCAGGTGTTCGTGCTGGACGAGAACGACAACGCGCCTGCGCTGCTGCCGCCCGGGCCAGGCGGAGGACCCAGCGCGGTGAGCCAGGTGGTGTCGAGGTCCGTGGACGCGGGCCACGTGGTGGCGAAGGTGCGCGCGGTGGACGCGGACTCGGGCTACAACGCGTGGCTGTCGTACGAGCTGCAGCCGGCGGCGGGTGGCGCGCGCAGCCCGTTCCGCGTGGGGCTGTACACGGGCGAGATCAGCACGACGCGCGCCCTGGACGAGGCGGACGCGCCGCGCCAGCGCCTGCTGGTGCTGGTGAAGGACCACGGCGAGCCGGCGCTGACGGCCACGGCCACCGTGCTGCTGTCGCTGGAGGACAGCGGCCAGGCGCCCAAGGCCTCTTCGCGGGCGTTGTCTGGTGCAGCTGGCGCAGAGACGGCGTTAGTGGATGTGAACGTGTATCTGATCGTCGCCATCTGCGCGGTGTCCAGCCTGTTGGTGCTCACGCTGCTGCTGTACACGGCGCTGCGGTGCTCGGCGCCGCCCAGCGAGGGCGCGTGCGGGCCGGTGAAGCCCAGGCTGGTGTGCTCCAGCGCGGTGGGGAGCTGGTCTTACTCGCAGGAGAGGCGGCAGAGGGTGTGCTCTGGGGAGGGGCCGCCCAAGACCGACCTCATGGCCTTCAGCCCCAGCCTACCAGCCTGTCCAGTAGTGGCAGATATGGGCGAGCATCAGGATTTAAAGGATGATGGTCTTTCCAAAGTAAGTCTGAATTTTCGTCATTaccagttgattttttttaatgttttcattattttccttggGTTTATATTTAAACTTTCCTATTTCAACAAATTGAGTAATTTTACATTATATAcatcttttttcttcattaattatTATAATATCTTTGGTTTTTTAAACTTGAGTAGAGTGGAATCAGACATTATTAAAACATCATTCTACACGTCAAGATTTTTGTCTCAAAACTCAAAATT from Dama dama isolate Ldn47 chromosome 9, ASM3311817v1, whole genome shotgun sequence carries:
- the LOC133061531 gene encoding protocadherin alpha-6-like — translated: MEINQQVFEMVITLEGRLRSWCLLLSLLLLAAWEAGSGQVHYSVPEEAKHGTFVGRIAQDLGLELAELVPRLFRVASKGRGDLLEVNLQNGILFVNSRIDREELCGRSAECSIHLEVIVDRPLQVFHVEVEVKDINDNPPVFPVKEQRVLISESRLPDSLFPLEGASDADVGSNSILTYRLTSNENFALDVKTNSDDSTQIGLVLRKSLDREEVPEHNLLLMATDQGKPELTGTVQLLITVLDVNDNAPSFGQSEYEVKIFENSDNGTIVIRVNASDRDEGANGEISYSFNSLVPATISNQFRIDANTGEIVIQGNLDFENMNLYKIRIEATDKGHPPMAGHCTVLVKVLDKNDNVPQIALTSLSLPVREDAQFGTVIALISVSDLDSGPNGQVTCSLTPYVPFKLVSTFKNYYSLVLDSVLDRESVANYEVMVTARDQGSPSLSVTASVSVEVADVNDNAPAFPQPEYTVFVKENNPPGCHIFTVSARDADAQENALVSYSLVERRVGERALSSYVSVHAESGKVYALQPLDHEELELLQFQVSARDAGVPPLGSNVTLQVFVLDENDNAPALLPPGPGGGPSAVSQVVSRSVDAGHVVAKVRAVDADSGYNAWLSYELQPAAGGARSPFRVGLYTGEISTTRALDEADAPRQRLLVLVKDHGEPALTATATVLLSLEDSGQAPKASSRALSGAAGAETALVDVNVYLIVAICAVSSLLVLTLLLYTALRCSAPPSEGACGPVKPRLVCSSAVGSWSYSQERRQRVCSGEGPPKTDLMAFSPSLPACPVVADMGEHQDLKDDGLSKAHKSPNKALSKHEKYGPTLEEK